Within the Halichoerus grypus chromosome 2, mHalGry1.hap1.1, whole genome shotgun sequence genome, the region AGTTCCTAGGACTAGAATACTGAAACAAAGTGCTCAATACTTACATGACACCTGTATTCCTTTATTTAACATGGATTCATTAAGTCTGTCTTTAAAACTACCTTTAACATGAAGATCCTATTACCTTCCTTTAAAACTCTAGTCTGTGACACGTAACACTTTCAGACTAGCCTTTGTCTTGAGGAATACAAGCAATTCCCAGACCAGATAGGGGACATCCACAACCTTAATTCATTCCTCATGACATCCAAATTTAATTTGTGATTATGCAAAGCAACCATGAATTAAATGCCAAGCCATTAACTACTAACTATACATTTGCAAACACTCCATTGAAGACCcattgctgtaacaaaatactaaGCCATATGCTGGGTTCTTCCTCTACTATGTCCACTAGGAAGGTCCTAAGGTCAATGGCATGGCCGTTCAaaacaagaggggaaaaaaacacaagccCAGAACACGCATCGTATTCCTTTATTACTACCTGTTTGCATGCTTTTCCTtaacaataaaatgttttattttgctacAGATCAAAAGTCCAAAATTCAGGAGACTTGCCTTTCAGATTCCATGAATCCTGTAAATTCAAACAATGAATTTACATTAAACCAGTATTTGGGTTCCACTTCTGAGTAAATTTTCTCTCTGAGCTTTAGCTTCAGAGTTGTACCACAGAAGAGCTCTGTGAGGTTATCTCTTTGGATCCCTATTTCTTCATTTCACAAAAATGAACGGGACTAAACCAATGAATCAGCCTGGGCTCTCTGAAGCCACTTAACATTCCATGAAAGAATCTGTTATAGTAAATGCACACTAGAGTGGAATAGTATGCCCTCAGCCAAAAGCTATACAGCTGACAAAGTGGGCAAACTCAATTCTACATGtgaatagaaaatttatttacaaaCCAACCTCTGGAGGCTGTTTGAACGTTCTCTATCACtttataagcatttattgaacacactCTATATGTCAGGTAGTGGTTTAAGCTCTAGAGAAATAGTGAACAAAAAGGCCCTATGCTCATGTAGCTTACATTTTAATGGAGAGACAAATACAGACAGTGATcaatacaagaaaacaaaaacagtgagaGGACCGAGTGATGGGAGCAGAAGCACTCTGAATTAATCAGGAAAGTCTCTGAAGTTAGTAATCAACCAAGAGTGGAATAAAATGGTTGAGGGCTCAGCACTATCCAAGAGAAATATGTGagctacatatataattttaatttttctaattgcCACATTAAAagcagataaaattttaaatgttgtaaatcaatatattaaaaatccttTTGTTTTAACATgtaattaacatttgaaaaattaagatattttacttttcccACTATGAGTTTTCAAAATCTGGCATATATTGTACACTTTCCAGCACATATTAATTTGGACTAGCCATGTTTCAGGAGGTAAACAGTCACACGTGGCTTGTGGCTTACTGTTTTGAACAGTACAGGTTTAAGGAGAGAACAGAATTTGTTGATGGATTTTATAGGAGTTATAAAGTATCAAAGATGATCCCAAGATTCTGACCTCCCAACTAAATGTAACCTAGTGCTATTTACTGAGAGGGGACACCAGAGAAAAAGATTTCTAGGAGTAGAATCAAGAGTCTTTTGCAcatttggggatgcctgggtggctcagtcgttaagcgtctgccttcggctcaggtcatgatcccagggtcctgggatcgagtcccacatcgggctccctgctcggcgggaagcctgcttctccctcccactcccccagcttgtgttccctctctcgctatctctctctctcaaataaataaataaaatcttaaaaaaaaaaaaagtcttttgcaCATTcaatttgagatgcctattagacatCTACTGGAACTCCTCCAAAGATCCAATGCCAACTGAGTTCATTAGAAAGTAAATATGAGCATTCAATTAATCTTGATATGAAATCCTTAGTCAAGAATCCTGAACTgtcaaaaaaacccacaaaaaaccacCTTTAGCTATGCAAATTAGATtggataaatattttagacttttggggcgcctaggtggctcagtcgttaagcgtctgccttcggctcaggtcatgatcccagggtcctgggatcgagccccgcatcaggctccctgctcggcgggaggcctgcttctccctctcccactccccgcttgtgttccctctctcactgtgtctctctctgtcaaataaataaaatcttaaaaaaaaaaaaaatttttttttagaattttgaaagGCGTTATACCTACATTTAAAAAGCAGGGATCAGCCCAATTAGGTGACACTTCAACTCCCTCTTCCTTAGAATGAGAGAAGTAAACATTTGAAAAGTAAACAGGGATCTTGTTTCATCAAAACTCTGAGGTTAttcccaatttaaaaagaaaatgggaactaatctttccaaattttcctGAATCTTATCTTCAAATTCTATTTGCATTCCAAGTGATATGCAgtggaattatattttttatggatTACCAATACTTTTTCCCCTAGTGCAAATTAAGAGTGGTCCCAAGTTTAGTCAACTTAAACctaacaaaaaatttaagaaaaactttatttacatGAGTAAtgcactaaaaaaaatttttttttgacagagagagagacagtgagagcaggaacacaagcagggggagtgggagagggagaagcaggccacctgcgaagcagggagcccgatgcagggctccatcccaggaccctgggatcatgacctgagccgaaggcagatactcaacgactgagccacccaggcgccccaatacactACATTTTAATATACCAGGAAAATCGCCGAATTCTTGATTGACCTACTAACTCAATCTTACAGAACAATCTCATAAAGACAATCTGCAATATGGGATGTGCtatgtgtctttgtttttctggCATATGGTATAAAGCCCCAGCATATGGTAGGCATCTGATAAATATCAGATAAGTAAAAAGTTCCTTTGGGTCCCCTACAAGAAATACAGGAAGTCTTAAATATGAACAGTCTAGGATTAATAGAGATTATCAATAGatatgtataataaaatgttaatggttAAACTAGGTAGTAAGCACGTGGGTATTCAATGAAAAGTTTTTCAACTTTGCATTACAGTTGAGTTTCCAtattaagttttgaaaaataggactgtttaaaaaatgtatgatcATCTAAAATCTAAAACTTAGTAACGAGAAAAGACAGGCAGAGAATTTTGTTGAAAACCACtaaatctagggcgcctgggtggctcagttgttgagcgtctgccttcggctcaggtcacgatctcggggtcctgggatcgagccccacatcgggctccctgctcctcgggaagcctgcttctccctctcccattccccctgcttgtgttcctgctctcgctacgtctctctgtcaaataactaaatattaaaaaaaaaaaacaaacaaaaacactaaatctaAGCATGAGTTTCTACTTTGTAAAAGGTATGCTATGTAAAAGTTCTACAAGATTACCTTTTAAAATTCCCCTGTAACCTGAAGGGGCACTAGTGTTCAAATATGGAAGACGCTAGAGTAAAAATTCTTTAGCACAAGTAGGAAGTACATATTTATTAGTGTGTAGAGGGATTTCACCAAAATTCTTCAAATAAGAGTACACTGAAAatcattatcttttaaagaactataggggcgcctgggtggctcagtcattaagcatctgcctttggctcaggtcatggtcccagggccctgggatggagccccacatcgggctccctcctctgcgggaagcctgcttctccctctccccctgcttgtgttcctgctctatctctgtcaaacaaataaatgaaatctttaaaaaaaaaaaaaaagaactttatgaTTAGTTTACAtatgaagataaaaatcatataagcACAGtattctattataaataaattaggcATTAAAACAAAGTTTCAATCTCAAAATGAAGTTTATCCTCAGTTTCTTCCAAATGCCCTTAGAGCTCATGCAGGAAGTCCAAATATCAGCTCAAACTCAATCTCCCAACTTCTATAGGTTTAAGTCTTACTCTATTTGGAGCCTATTTTTAGGACAATTTGCAATGCAGACAACTTGTTTTTGTCTAAAAGAATGACTTTCCCAACTTTTATATGTTATACATTcaaagttgaataaaaaaaatacttctgcCAGGTTACTATTGAATTAACTAATAAAGGTATCAGAGTTTTTGTTATACTTGCAAAAGTCATCTTTAAAGTTGCCTCTGTATTGTTACAGATTCAACCTCACAAAAGGAAGCTTCTTTGTCTTAAACTCTGCACTCACCTCCCAGCATCTATTCATCTCTACTTCCTCTTCTTGCTGTCCATTTACTAATTTCTGAGTAAAATGCAAATGTCCCTATAACATAGGAATGTTTCTGCCTGACTCAGGAGGTTAAATTTCTTGACATCTAccattatttaagaaaatattacaattttACATGCTTCAGGAAAATTGCAGTGTTGTTAAACTCacaatttaatttccaaatttgtttaaatgctcaaaataaaatgttttgatgtgacacaaattttaaatggattaaaaaaaaaaaaagagcctaacAAGAAATTTTATCAAGATCATTCTTATTCtcttataaaagtaaaatctcaTCCCCTGAGGAACAAATTTTGTGTTGTGGCTATAATTTGATGAATTCTGGCATAGGACTAGAATCATATAGAATATTAACCAAACCATCCTCAGGACTTTCATGAAGCATCAACATACCAAGTGTAGGATAGAACTGATATGTCAAGTATATAAGTGCATTCATTCAACCAAaagataattataatattatgCCAGCCTAGTTTctattctcaaaaaaataaggtttgttttttcttaataagtTTTATTGGAAGTGCGTATGTCAGTTCCTCACCTGTCGTTCACAATAGGCTTTCATTAGTTTACTAAGTGGTGTATGCCTCTTAATCTTAAACTGCACCACAGAACCATCCTGCCCCGCCACCTTCAAATTAATATGATCGTTGTTCTCAGTCTTGACTCCTTcctgttgaaagaaaaataaaagtataatttggaaaatgtgaaaaacaaacacCTTTTAAAGTAGCAGCAGCCCAACTTGCTTCAGAAATCAACAGGTTTCTCATTCTGTATGATAAAAGAGTATACAGCTGTTTTCAGCCGCTGAAATCAATCTGAAAGATGAAAAATCCTGGAGCAATGATATTAAATAGCTGTCACAGAAACGGAAAAGCAGCCTACATGCAATACCATCAGCGAAAACCATTGACTTTTATCGATGGGTCCCACTCAATTCACTGAAAGGCACTCCTGCatctgaattttctaaaatggcatattttatcCCTCAAAATGTGTCATTTcccttaaaaagattaaaaataaccatCCTTTCTCTTTATAAAGCGCTTTAAGTACAGAATGCAAGGATAAAAATCTAAAACTTGCAACCGAAAACTCATTACAACTGTCTTGTTAAAAAGTTACTAAACTCAATTTAATAACTTATATCtcaactacatttaaaaaaaacctaactgAGGAATATCCCTCGATTCTCTCTGAAGCAGCGGTAGTAACTTAGAACCACTATTCATGTTCGCCTCTATTAGCAGCctcacttttgtttattttcagttaaGAGCTCttattctcccctcccctttgtTGTCATGGGTCAAATGCAGTTTTCTTCCAAGTCTTCCTTGTAGATTTCCACCCAACCTGAAGTTCACCAAAATCAAGGGCTGATGTAATTCTGTAGCCCCCAAGTCACttcagaaaggaaaggggagggggtgtcACAGAAGAAACCCTACGAAAGTCCCGTGTGCCAGGATTAGAAGTGTGTGCCTTAGTCCTCACGGGAAGAGCCTCCCGGTGCCTCAAAACCCGCGTTAAAAAGTTAAGCCCTACCAAGTCTTTCTGCTCGCACCTCTGCCTCCAACTTCTCGAAACCGCATGGTCTCCGCAGGTTAGGGGTGATCTGGCACCCAGGCAaaagcccctgcccagccccctggGGACGCCGAAGCCGGGAAAGTGGGAAATACTCCCCGGGAATCCCCGAACCCCCGGCCCCTCACGACGGCCCGATGGGGAACCCATCGGCAGCCCATTGATTCTCCTCGAGCCCTCTCCAGGCCAGCGCGGCGCGGGGCAGGGGTCCCCAGATGCCCGCAGCCCCCCATCCCTGAGGGGGGAAGCCCGGGGTGGAGGGAACTCCCCGCCACCGCGGAGGCGGCAACACCCGCCGCGGCCAGGCGCGGGGTCCGCGGAGGGTGGGGACACCGCGCGCCCTAACGCCCCTCCGCACGCGCGCCCGGCCGGCCGGGCCGGAGGAGCTCCGCTCGCGGCCGGTGGGCCCGCGGGCGTCCGCGATTCGCCCGCCCTACTCGCGCCCGGCGCGCACTCCGAGGCggtcgggggcgggggagggcggcGGGGCCTCCTCCGGCgcgggagggaggaagaggggagggaggaaaatggcGCGGAGCGCCCGGGCCTGAACCGCGGCCGGCCCCGTGGGGGGCCCAGGAAGGCGCGGGGAGCCCGGGGCTGGCTCGGGCCGGACCCCGGCCCGCGCCGTGACCCCGACCGCGCGGCGAGCCGAGGAAGCCAGCGCCAAGCTCACCTTGGGCTTTTCGTCGGCCATGGCGAGCGCCGGAGTCTCCTCAGCTGCCGCTTCACAAAAGAGGTACCAGGTCCGCACCGAACGAGCACACAAGCAGCACCAGGAGCGGCAGAAGAAGGAGGCGGCAgcggtggaggagggagagggcgcGCGCACGTCGTgcgctccctccccccaccctgcgtGCGCGAGCACGAGTCGCCGGGGCTTCCCATTGGTTGCCGCCTCGCGGGAGCGCGCAACGCTTACataaccacccccaccccccgcctcgcACCGCCCTGGCCTGGGCCCGGCGCCCGCCAGGCCGGCGGGAAGAGGCGCGGACACGCGCACCCGGCCCGCCGCGGGGGCGCGCCTGGCTCTGGGCGGGGCTGTATTGTCCTCCTTCTGTGGTGGAGCTTAATCAAAATGGCTTCCAGCTGGTCCTCGGTGGGGACGAGGAGGCTTGAGGCCTAGACGTGAGACTCAGGCCGGGGAAGGCAGACTGAgtagaggaggaagggggagcctAAGTAAAAGCCCCAGCAGGAGGATCTGGGAAAAAACCATCTTGTTTGGTGACCCAAATGCAGCTTTCCACACGGTTGGAGGTACATCACACTCACTCAGCCTCtcatcttttgaattttaaagcTTCAGCTTCAACCCGCTTCCCACCGGGCTCTTGCTTCAGTGCGGTGCCTCCTTGCTTCTTGCTGGTAAACCCGTACTTTGCTAGCTGAGGAGAAATTTTCATCCTACAAACTCCTTACTCATGGCCTGGCTCCCAACCTCCAAGAGGAAACAGGATCTGTAAGAGTGAACCACTCAATATCCAGCTTCCAAACCAATCGGTCAGGGTAAAAAATAGAAGTAGGTCCCTCCTGTCTTAGGAACAATCCTGACTTCAATGCAGTGGATTCCTCCCGCTACTCTCggtaggttttattatttccttcgtCCTATGCTTTCTTCCACTCCTCCCTTAGCATAGAAAAAGACTCttgattctgtttccttcttctaTCTAACTCCATTCTTGGCCAAACATCTTGAAAAACTGTCCATGCCAGCTGCCTccactccctcacctcccactcaCTCCTCAATCCACGCAATCTGGTGCTGTCCCTGGAGCTCCGCTAAAACTGCTCTCTGCAAGGTCACCACAGGCTTCTGTGCTGAATCCAGTGCGCCTCCCCGTTCCTCACTCCTCTGAACTCCCGCCCTGTGACTTGGGGCTGTTGACTCGGGCCGGTCCTTGATCCCTTTGCAATTCTTTTCCTCCTCAGCCCTTCCCTTAAATGTTCCTTGCATTCTGTTTTAGATCCTTTTCTCTTATCATTCTGTTCCCTCTCCTGGGATGATTTCACCCACCTTCTATTACCACCTATTAGCTAATGATtctcaaatatgtatttctaaacTAGAGCTTGCTCTGATCTTCCAACCCATAAATCCAACTGACCTGTGAACATCTCCACCCGGATGTCCCAGAGGCACCACAAACTCAGCAAATTTCAACTAAAATTCCTCACTTCACCTTCCGGGAACTGCCCTTCTCCTTTGAGTTCTTGGTTCACTGAGTGGCACACCATGACAACTATTTCTCCTCCAAGCCGGAGAGCTAGGGGGCGTCCTTGACTTCCTGCTCTTTTTCACCCTCGCCGGTCCCCAAGCAAAGGATCTTTGAGTCTAGTCTATTCCACCTTCTAAATACCTACCAAATCTAGCTACTTCTCTTCAGCCTCTGTCTGGTCTCTGGGCTAGTCTCATTTGCTGGGCTTCCAGCTGATCCTTCATGGGGAAAAGGAGGCTTAAGGCGCTAGGTGTAAGACAGGCCAAGGAAGGCAGATTGATC harbors:
- the SUMO2 gene encoding small ubiquitin-related modifier 2 isoform X2; protein product: MADEKPKEGVKTENNDHINLKVAGQDGSVVQFKIKRHTPLSKLMKAYCERQLEMEDEDTIDVFQQQTGGVY
- the SUMO2 gene encoding small ubiquitin-related modifier 2 isoform X1 produces the protein MADEKPKEGVKTENNDHINLKVAGQDGSVVQFKIKRHTPLSKLMKAYCERQGLSMRQIRFRFDGQPINETDTPAQLEMEDEDTIDVFQQQTGGVY